One genomic window of Psychrobacillus sp. INOP01 includes the following:
- the ispG gene encoding flavodoxin-dependent (E)-4-hydroxy-3-methylbut-2-enyl-diphosphate synthase, translating to MSGIIHRSKTRPVRVGNLTIGGSNELFIQSMTTTKTHDVEATVAEILRLEEAGCQIVRVACPDERAAYSIGEIKKRINIPLVVDIHFDYKLALIAIEQGADKIRINPGNIGRKEKVEAVVNAAKAKGIPIRIGVNAGSLERKILEKYGYPTADGMVESALHHIKILEDLDFHDIIVSMKASDVTLAVEAYRKASEAFDYPLHLGITESGTLFSGSIKSAAGLGTLLSMGIGNTMRVSLSADPVEEIKVARELLKVFGLSSNAATLISCPTCGRIEIDLIKIANEVEEYISKIKAPIKVAVLGCAVNGPGEAREADIGIAGARGEGLLFMKGKTVRKVPEETMVEELKVEIDKIAAEYFANKELEEQQDQEKQQA from the coding sequence ATGAGTGGAATAATTCATCGTTCCAAAACTCGTCCAGTGCGAGTTGGAAACTTAACAATAGGTGGAAGCAATGAGCTATTTATACAAAGTATGACAACAACAAAAACACATGACGTAGAAGCAACAGTTGCTGAAATCCTACGATTAGAGGAAGCCGGCTGTCAAATCGTACGTGTCGCATGTCCAGATGAACGCGCAGCATATTCTATCGGAGAAATAAAAAAACGTATTAATATCCCTTTAGTAGTGGATATACACTTTGACTATAAGTTAGCGCTAATTGCGATTGAGCAAGGTGCTGATAAAATACGTATTAACCCAGGTAATATTGGGCGTAAAGAAAAAGTAGAAGCGGTTGTTAATGCAGCTAAAGCAAAAGGGATTCCAATTCGAATTGGGGTAAACGCTGGTTCCCTAGAAAGAAAGATTTTAGAAAAATACGGTTACCCTACAGCTGATGGAATGGTAGAAAGTGCGTTACATCATATTAAAATTCTAGAAGACTTAGACTTTCATGACATCATCGTTTCTATGAAAGCATCGGATGTAACACTTGCTGTTGAAGCTTACCGTAAAGCATCAGAAGCATTTGACTACCCTCTGCATTTAGGAATTACTGAGTCTGGAACACTTTTCTCAGGTTCTATCAAAAGTGCTGCTGGATTAGGAACACTGTTAAGTATGGGAATCGGTAACACGATGCGTGTGTCCTTAAGTGCAGACCCAGTAGAAGAAATTAAAGTTGCTCGCGAATTACTAAAAGTTTTTGGATTATCTTCTAATGCAGCTACTTTAATCTCTTGTCCTACATGCGGGCGCATTGAAATTGACCTAATAAAAATTGCAAATGAAGTGGAAGAATACATCTCAAAAATTAAAGCACCTATTAAAGTTGCAGTACTTGGATGCGCAGTTAACGGTCCTGGTGAGGCTCGTGAAGCTGATATAGGGATCGCAGGCGCACGTGGAGAAGGTCTGTTATTCATGAAGGGCAAAACAGTTCGTAAAGTACCTGAAGAAACAATGGTAGAGGAACTAAAAGTTGAAATAGATAAGATTGCTGCAGAATATTTTGCAAATAAAGAACTAGAAGAACAGCAAGATCAAGAAAAACAACAAGCGTAA
- a CDS encoding Fur family transcriptional regulator translates to MNIEKAWDILKNEGFKKTDKREQILSIFSETEKYITAKDILNVMKKEHPGMSYDTIYRNLSTFVDLGILEETELTGEKHFRMQCEADHHHHHFICMSCGNIKEIPFCPMEVLQNAIPGYEIENHKFEIYGNCPSCH, encoded by the coding sequence GTGAATATAGAAAAAGCATGGGACATTCTTAAAAATGAAGGATTTAAAAAAACAGATAAACGTGAGCAAATACTCAGTATTTTTTCAGAAACAGAAAAATATATAACAGCTAAAGACATTCTTAATGTGATGAAAAAAGAACATCCTGGGATGAGCTATGATACAATTTATAGAAATTTAAGCACATTTGTAGATTTGGGGATTTTAGAAGAAACTGAGTTAACAGGGGAGAAACATTTTAGAATGCAGTGTGAGGCTGATCATCATCATCACCATTTCATCTGCATGTCCTGCGGTAACATTAAAGAAATTCCATTTTGTCCAATGGAAGTACTACAAAATGCAATACCTGGATACGAGATAGAAAATCATAAATTTGAAATCTACGGCAATTGCCCTTCATGTCATTAA
- a CDS encoding metal ABC transporter permease translates to MIESIFQYEFLQNAFASGLIIGFIAPLLGVFIVVRRLSLIADALSHVTLAGIAGSLYLSQTFGALALLNPLYLGIVASVTGSLFIERLRRLYKHYEELAIPIIMSAGLGFGAIFISLAEGFSSDLFSYLFGSVSAVSRQDLWIIIGITFIVILFLSLFFKELFVLSFDEEYAKASGLPAKWIHVLFMIVTALVIAGSMRIVGILLVSSLMTLPVAAAMRISKSFKQAILLSVIFGELSVIVGLVSAFYLDLAPGGTIVVTSIIILLLTILSKKIGSKGAVSG, encoded by the coding sequence ATGATTGAGTCTATTTTTCAGTATGAGTTTTTACAAAATGCCTTTGCCTCAGGCTTAATCATTGGTTTTATTGCTCCACTATTAGGTGTATTTATCGTTGTACGCAGACTTTCGTTAATAGCAGATGCATTGAGCCATGTTACTTTAGCAGGTATTGCTGGTAGCCTATATTTAAGCCAAACCTTCGGGGCATTAGCTTTATTAAACCCTCTGTATTTAGGAATTGTAGCATCGGTAACCGGCTCGTTGTTTATTGAAAGATTAAGAAGATTATATAAACACTATGAGGAACTTGCTATACCAATAATCATGTCTGCTGGTCTTGGTTTTGGTGCAATTTTTATCTCATTAGCAGAGGGATTTAGTTCTGACTTATTTAGTTATTTATTTGGTTCTGTATCGGCAGTAAGTCGTCAGGATTTATGGATTATTATTGGTATTACTTTTATTGTAATATTATTTTTAAGTTTATTTTTTAAGGAATTATTTGTGCTTTCTTTTGATGAGGAATATGCGAAAGCATCAGGTCTTCCAGCTAAATGGATTCATGTTTTATTTATGATTGTGACTGCATTAGTTATTGCAGGGTCTATGCGAATTGTTGGTATCTTACTTGTATCCTCACTTATGACATTACCCGTTGCTGCTGCTATGCGTATTTCAAAAAGCTTTAAACAAGCGATTCTGCTATCTGTAATATTCGGCGAGTTGTCTGTTATTGTCGGTTTAGTTAGTGCATTCTATTTAGATTTAGCACCAGGTGGAACAATTGTAGTTACATCGATTATCATTTTACTTCTAACTATTTTATCGAAAAAGATAGGGAGCAAGGGAGCTGTTTCAGGGTGA
- a CDS encoding metal ABC transporter ATP-binding protein yields the protein MGTPFISLNNISYQYEQTKALIDINLTIAEGDFLAIIGPNGSGKSTLLKIILGLLKPTKGEVLLFGKPVSQFKDKERIGYVSQKSNSFNTGFPATVTEVVRSGLVKKTGLFHRYPANVDKQVKQALKSVGMDEFSMKNIGDLSGGQQQRVFIARALISNPNVLILDEPTVGVDSKNVKSFYNMLSHLNREHNITVVLVTHDVDAVSKSISHVACLNQRIHFHGFKNEMDQMSDEQLEAWYGHAVRKVDHQSEVRS from the coding sequence ATGGGAACCCCATTTATCAGCTTAAATAATATTTCGTACCAATATGAACAAACAAAGGCGTTAATCGACATTAATCTAACGATTGCAGAAGGTGACTTTTTAGCAATTATTGGACCGAATGGCTCTGGGAAATCCACATTATTAAAAATAATACTAGGGCTATTAAAACCGACAAAAGGAGAGGTACTTCTTTTTGGAAAGCCGGTCTCTCAGTTTAAGGATAAAGAGCGCATTGGGTACGTTTCACAAAAATCAAATTCATTTAATACTGGTTTTCCAGCTACTGTAACAGAGGTAGTAAGAAGTGGTTTGGTAAAGAAAACAGGATTATTTCATCGTTATCCTGCAAATGTTGATAAACAAGTGAAGCAAGCATTAAAATCAGTAGGTATGGATGAATTCTCTATGAAAAATATAGGTGACCTTTCCGGCGGGCAGCAACAGCGAGTCTTTATCGCAAGAGCGTTGATCAGTAATCCGAATGTATTGATATTAGACGAGCCAACAGTAGGAGTAGATAGCAAAAATGTAAAATCGTTTTATAATATGTTAAGTCATTTAAATCGGGAACATAATATTACGGTTGTTTTAGTTACACATGATGTCGATGCAGTATCCAAAAGTATTAGTCACGTGGCCTGTTTAAATCAGCGAATTCATTTTCACGGCTTTAAAAATGAAATGGATCAGATGAGTGACGAACAATTAGAGGCTTGGTATGGACATGCAGTTCGTAAAGTCGATCATCAAAGTGAGGTAAGATCATGA
- a CDS encoding deoxyribonuclease IV: MLLGSHVSMSGKEMLLGSSKEAASYGANTFMIYTGAPQNTRRKPIEELNIEAGIAHMKENGMSNIVVHAPYIINLGNTTKPETFALGVEFLQKEIERTAHIGASQIVLHPGAHVGAGADAGIARIVEGLNEVLATEFPVQIALETMAGKGSECGRTFDELAQIIDGVVNNHRLSICMDTCHIHDAGYNIVHDFDGVLNEFDKIIGIDRLKVLHINDSKNVCGAAKDRHENIGFGEIGFEALQYIVHHPQLMELPKILETPFVGVDAKSKEAPYKHEIEMLRTKQFNPETIDALR; the protein is encoded by the coding sequence ATGTTATTAGGTTCACATGTTTCTATGAGTGGAAAAGAAATGCTGCTGGGTTCGAGTAAAGAGGCTGCATCATATGGTGCAAATACATTTATGATTTATACAGGAGCACCACAAAATACCAGAAGAAAACCAATTGAAGAATTGAATATTGAAGCTGGTATTGCACATATGAAAGAAAATGGGATGTCCAATATCGTCGTTCATGCTCCTTATATTATTAATTTAGGAAATACAACAAAACCGGAAACTTTCGCGCTTGGTGTAGAGTTTCTACAAAAAGAAATTGAAAGAACTGCGCATATAGGTGCCAGTCAAATTGTTTTGCACCCAGGAGCCCATGTAGGAGCCGGTGCAGATGCTGGTATCGCTAGAATTGTTGAAGGTTTAAATGAAGTACTAGCAACCGAATTCCCTGTTCAAATAGCTTTAGAAACAATGGCTGGAAAAGGCTCGGAATGTGGTCGAACATTTGATGAACTTGCACAAATAATAGATGGGGTTGTAAACAATCATCGATTATCCATTTGCATGGATACTTGTCATATTCATGATGCTGGTTATAATATCGTCCATGATTTTGATGGTGTCCTAAATGAGTTCGATAAAATAATTGGTATTGATCGTTTAAAAGTACTTCACATCAATGATAGTAAAAATGTATGTGGTGCAGCAAAAGACCGTCATGAGAATATCGGTTTTGGTGAAATTGGATTTGAGGCATTACAATATATCGTGCATCATCCACAATTGATGGAACTGCCGAAAATTTTAGAAACACCATTTGTTGGCGTAGACGCTAAATCAAAAGAAGCCCCATACAAACATGAGATTGAAATGCTTCGTACAAAACAGTTTAATCCAGAAACTATTGATGCATTACGTTAA
- a CDS encoding DEAD/DEAH box helicase: protein MSKYTDYSFQPFLVDAIEKLGFQEPTPIQKEMIPLVLKGKSAIGQAHTGTGKTHSFLIPIVEKIDASKKEVQAVITSPTRELATQIYNELNKLVEGTEIQTKLFIGGTDKARSIEKLKTQPQIVVGTPGRLRDLTVEQALLVHTANVLVVDEADLAFDLGFINEIDQFASRMPEKLEMYVFSATIPEKLQPFLKKYMDSPVHIKIGEKRRVAEGIEFIVTPVRSKSRKKRLLDVMEGINPYLAIIFANTKQHADEVANYLQGNGVKVGVVHGDISPRDRKRVMKQIHDLEFQYIVATDLAARGIDIPGVSHVINYELPDDLEFFVHRVGRTARAGMTGIAISLYEPSDEDALVRLEKMGIPLEHKDVINGEWSELKERHARKNRTKNENEIDAKAKALVRKPKKVKPGYKRNMKWEMDKVKKRERRIKNRKK from the coding sequence ATGTCCAAATATACAGATTATAGTTTTCAGCCTTTTTTAGTAGATGCAATTGAAAAATTAGGCTTCCAAGAACCAACGCCAATTCAAAAAGAAATGATTCCACTTGTTTTAAAGGGGAAAAGTGCGATTGGTCAAGCACACACTGGAACAGGAAAAACACATAGTTTTTTGATCCCAATTGTTGAAAAAATAGATGCTAGTAAAAAAGAAGTACAAGCAGTTATTACATCACCAACAAGAGAGCTTGCAACACAAATTTATAATGAGTTGAACAAGCTAGTAGAAGGCACAGAAATTCAGACAAAATTATTTATTGGTGGGACGGACAAAGCCCGTTCAATAGAAAAACTAAAAACACAACCACAAATTGTTGTTGGAACACCAGGTAGACTTCGTGATCTTACAGTAGAGCAAGCGTTACTTGTTCATACTGCAAATGTTTTAGTTGTAGACGAAGCGGATTTAGCTTTCGATCTTGGATTTATCAATGAAATCGATCAATTTGCGTCTCGTATGCCTGAGAAGCTAGAAATGTATGTTTTTTCTGCTACAATTCCAGAAAAATTACAACCTTTCTTAAAGAAATATATGGATTCACCAGTCCATATCAAAATAGGCGAAAAACGTCGTGTAGCAGAGGGTATTGAATTTATTGTAACTCCAGTTCGAAGTAAATCTAGGAAGAAACGTTTACTGGATGTTATGGAAGGTATAAATCCCTACCTAGCCATTATATTTGCAAATACGAAACAACATGCAGATGAAGTAGCAAATTATTTACAAGGTAATGGTGTTAAAGTTGGCGTGGTACATGGTGACATATCACCTCGTGATCGTAAACGTGTGATGAAACAAATACATGATCTAGAATTTCAATATATTGTTGCAACGGATTTAGCTGCACGAGGGATTGATATTCCTGGAGTCAGCCATGTTATCAACTATGAACTTCCAGATGATTTAGAGTTTTTCGTTCACCGTGTAGGAAGAACAGCACGTGCTGGGATGACAGGTATCGCTATTTCATTATATGAACCATCGGACGAGGATGCTTTAGTACGTCTTGAGAAAATGGGTATTCCTCTCGAACATAAAGATGTGATTAATGGAGAATGGTCAGAGCTTAAGGAGCGCCACGCACGAAAAAACCGTACTAAAAATGAAAATGAGATAGATGCAAAAGCTAAGGCCCTAGTTCGTAAGCCTAAAAAGGTAAAACCTGGCTACAAGCGTAATATGAAATGGGAAATGGATAAAGTGAAGAAAAGAGAGAGACGTATTAAAAACCGTAAGAAATAA
- the vrrA gene encoding VrrA/YqfQ family protein has protein sequence MRYQSFYPFAQNRGNDFFGMSNSSPQNVPNNSFNFFGGEQAPPPPAPAGPATNFFSQFQSAPTGGFQQGQPMGQPMSKTMGYLQTADKFLNTAQQLTPMVRQFAPMIQNVPALLKLYRGFQSVPAAATATTAAAGNVSASAASTAARAATSLPTGASIPRIFQPPI, from the coding sequence ATGCGCTACCAATCTTTTTATCCGTTCGCCCAAAATCGGGGAAATGATTTTTTTGGCATGTCCAATTCCAGTCCCCAGAATGTTCCGAATAATTCCTTCAATTTTTTTGGAGGTGAACAGGCTCCTCCACCACCTGCACCCGCAGGACCGGCAACTAATTTTTTTAGTCAGTTCCAATCAGCACCCACAGGAGGCTTTCAGCAGGGTCAACCAATGGGCCAACCAATGTCCAAAACTATGGGCTACTTACAAACAGCTGACAAATTTTTAAATACCGCTCAGCAGCTTACGCCTATGGTTAGACAATTCGCTCCTATGATTCAAAACGTTCCAGCTCTGTTGAAATTATATCGTGGTTTTCAGTCTGTTCCAGCTGCTGCAACTGCTACAACTGCAGCTGCCGGTAATGTTAGTGCTTCTGCCGCATCCACAGCCGCAAGAGCAGCTACTTCTTTACCAACCGGAGCATCCATACCTCGAATTTTCCAGCCACCAATTTAA
- a CDS encoding 4-hydroxy-3-methylbut-2-enyl diphosphate reductase: protein MKVQKISPRGYCYGVVDAMVIARNAALDTSLPRPIYILGMIVHNKHVTDAFEKDGIITLDGENRLDILSKVDTGTVIFTAHGVSPEVKELARKKGLVSIDATCPDVTVTHDLISEKTAEGYDIIYIGKKGHPEPEGAIGVAPDKVHLVQTIEDVENLTISTDKLLVTNQTTMSQWDVVDLMKKLEEKFPHIEVHKEICLATQVRQEAVAEQAGEAELLIVVGDPMSNNSNRLTQVSEEIAGTPSYRIGDISDLKLEWLDNISHVAVTAGASTPTPIVKEVIQFLEKYDPNDPETHDTTKKTVSEKILPKIKIPKPVNRIEPYTVK, encoded by the coding sequence ATGAAAGTACAAAAAATTTCGCCTAGGGGATACTGTTACGGTGTAGTGGATGCAATGGTTATTGCTCGAAATGCTGCACTGGACACTTCTCTTCCAAGGCCTATATATATTTTGGGAATGATCGTTCATAATAAACATGTAACAGATGCATTTGAGAAGGATGGAATAATTACTTTAGACGGAGAAAATCGCTTAGATATATTATCGAAGGTTGATACAGGTACTGTTATTTTTACCGCTCATGGTGTTTCACCAGAAGTAAAAGAATTAGCTCGTAAAAAGGGGCTAGTTTCAATAGATGCAACATGTCCGGATGTTACAGTTACTCATGACCTCATAAGTGAAAAAACAGCTGAAGGCTACGATATAATTTATATCGGCAAAAAAGGACATCCAGAGCCAGAGGGTGCAATTGGTGTAGCACCTGACAAGGTCCATCTTGTTCAAACAATAGAGGATGTTGAAAATTTAACAATCTCGACAGATAAATTACTCGTTACCAATCAAACTACAATGTCACAGTGGGATGTTGTGGATCTAATGAAAAAATTAGAAGAGAAATTCCCACATATTGAAGTTCATAAAGAAATCTGTTTGGCTACTCAGGTTCGACAAGAAGCAGTTGCTGAACAAGCTGGTGAAGCAGAACTTTTAATAGTAGTAGGCGATCCAATGAGTAATAATTCTAACAGACTGACACAAGTTTCAGAGGAAATCGCTGGAACTCCTTCTTACAGAATTGGCGACATCTCTGATTTAAAATTGGAATGGTTGGACAATATTTCTCATGTAGCTGTAACTGCAGGCGCTTCCACACCAACTCCTATTGTAAAAGAAGTAATTCAATTTCTAGAAAAATATGATCCAAACGATCCCGAAACTCATGATACAACGAAAAAAACAGTATCAGAAAAAATACTTCCTAAAATTAAAATACCAAAACCGGTAAATCGTATTGAACCCTATACAGTTAAATAG
- a CDS encoding Nif3-like dinuclear metal center hexameric protein: MKETNGQHIISLFEQWAPKSLAVDGDPVGLQIGTLNKTITKVLVTLDVNLDTVEEAIISGCELIIAHHPPIYRGLKNMRTDLPQGILIEKLIKHDIAVYAAHTNLDIAAGGVNDLLATALQLENIDILEQTTSEQLMKLAVFAPKESTDLVRNALSVAGAGQIGDYYSCSFTSAGEGRFRPSDLASPYIGQANELAIVEEDKIEVVFPVSMKNNVLKALLTNHPYEEPAFDLLLLESEVNKKGLGRIGTLPEKLTLSAYAQVVKQQLNVPFVRVVGDLTKEVQKVAVLGGDGNKYIQTAKRAGADVFITGDLYFHVAQDAEAVGLSVIDPGHHVEQIMKIGVAEYMTEVCIQNKLSVEFIPSKISTEPFQLI; encoded by the coding sequence ATGAAGGAAACAAATGGACAACATATTATTTCCCTTTTCGAACAATGGGCACCAAAATCATTGGCAGTCGATGGAGATCCAGTAGGCTTACAAATTGGTACTCTAAATAAAACTATAACAAAAGTTTTGGTTACCTTAGACGTGAATTTGGATACGGTAGAAGAAGCGATTATAAGTGGTTGTGAGCTTATTATTGCTCATCATCCTCCAATTTATCGAGGATTGAAAAATATGCGAACAGATTTACCTCAAGGTATTTTAATCGAGAAATTGATAAAACATGATATTGCTGTATATGCTGCACATACGAACTTAGATATCGCCGCGGGAGGGGTAAATGATTTACTCGCTACTGCTTTGCAATTAGAGAATATAGATATCCTAGAGCAAACTACCTCGGAACAATTGATGAAGTTAGCAGTATTTGCCCCGAAAGAATCCACAGATCTAGTAAGAAATGCTTTAAGTGTTGCTGGTGCAGGTCAAATCGGGGATTATTATTCATGTAGCTTCACCTCAGCTGGAGAAGGAAGGTTTAGACCTTCGGACTTAGCAAGCCCTTATATTGGTCAAGCGAATGAATTAGCAATAGTGGAAGAGGATAAAATTGAAGTAGTTTTTCCTGTTTCTATGAAAAATAATGTGTTAAAAGCATTGTTAACAAATCATCCATATGAAGAGCCCGCATTTGATTTACTATTGTTGGAATCAGAAGTAAATAAAAAAGGTCTCGGAAGAATTGGGACATTGCCTGAAAAACTAACCTTATCTGCATATGCTCAAGTAGTCAAACAGCAATTAAATGTACCTTTCGTTAGAGTTGTAGGTGATTTAACGAAGGAAGTTCAGAAAGTTGCTGTACTAGGTGGAGATGGCAACAAATATATACAGACAGCTAAAAGAGCAGGCGCAGATGTATTTATAACAGGCGATTTATATTTTCATGTAGCCCAGGACGCAGAGGCTGTTGGATTATCGGTTATTGATCCAGGACATCATGTAGAGCAGATCATGAAAATTGGAGTTGCGGAATATATGACAGAGGTTTGCATTCAAAACAAACTCTCAGTTGAATTCATCCCCTCTAAAATTTCAACGGAGCCCTTTCAATTAATTTAA
- a CDS encoding tRNA (adenine(22)-N(1))-methyltransferase TrmK encodes MNAKKLSERLRTVASFVRENTILADIGSDHAYLPCYLVHEGIISKAIAGEVVKGPFESAQKQVISEGLQENIEVRFGNGLEVISEGDNVQTVTIAGMGGPLIASILESGKEKLFKVDTLILQPNIHAKAIREWAIQEQWKIEQEVILEEHDKIYEILVLKKGSMKLSEKELLVGPILSKEKSPVYQKKWSNELNEWQRIVNELSKIPGTEVQQKKQEIESKIALVKETL; translated from the coding sequence ATGAATGCAAAAAAATTATCGGAAAGACTGAGAACGGTCGCTTCCTTTGTGAGAGAAAATACTATTTTAGCGGATATTGGTAGTGACCATGCTTATTTGCCTTGTTATTTAGTACATGAAGGCATTATTTCAAAAGCTATTGCAGGGGAAGTAGTAAAAGGTCCATTCGAATCTGCCCAAAAACAAGTGATAAGTGAGGGGCTACAAGAAAATATTGAAGTACGTTTCGGTAACGGATTAGAGGTAATCTCAGAAGGGGACAATGTTCAAACAGTTACTATAGCTGGAATGGGTGGTCCGCTTATAGCATCTATTCTAGAATCTGGAAAAGAGAAACTTTTCAAAGTAGATACACTAATTTTACAACCTAATATACATGCCAAAGCTATACGAGAATGGGCTATTCAAGAACAATGGAAGATAGAACAGGAAGTAATTCTGGAAGAACATGATAAAATTTATGAGATTCTTGTATTAAAAAAAGGCAGCATGAAGTTATCAGAAAAGGAGTTATTAGTTGGTCCTATTTTAAGTAAAGAAAAGTCTCCTGTCTATCAAAAGAAATGGAGCAATGAATTAAATGAGTGGCAAAGAATTGTAAATGAGCTAAGTAAAATACCAGGAACTGAGGTACAACAAAAGAAACAAGAAATTGAATCTAAAATTGCCTTAGTGAAGGAGACTTTATAA
- the cccA gene encoding cytochrome c550, protein MQRNPIIPFILIMAFGIGLIFFLSMDGVGNKEEMAATEEHAEGGEDASAGEFDPEALAQGKCIGCHGNSYEGGMGPSLVGTSLSEDEVKDVLANGKGSMPPGLVPAENIDAMAAWVKSLE, encoded by the coding sequence ATGCAAAGAAATCCAATAATTCCATTTATCTTAATTATGGCTTTTGGTATTGGTTTAATTTTCTTCTTGTCTATGGACGGTGTAGGTAACAAAGAAGAAATGGCTGCAACTGAAGAGCATGCAGAAGGTGGAGAAGATGCATCTGCTGGTGAATTTGATCCGGAAGCTCTAGCTCAAGGAAAATGTATCGGTTGTCATGGTAATAGTTATGAAGGTGGGATGGGCCCATCATTAGTTGGAACTTCATTGTCTGAAGACGAAGTCAAAGACGTTTTAGCAAACGGTAAAGGTTCTATGCCACCTGGTTTAGTACCTGCTGAAAACATTGACGCTATGGCAGCATGGGTTAAATCTTTAGAATAG
- a CDS encoding acyl-CoA dehydrogenase family protein, with protein MNFDLTQEHKMIRKTIREFSDEVVAPGAIERDKTKAFPKEIFKQLADMGMMGLPFSEEYGGAGADTVSFAIVTEELSRACASTGITYSAHISLGGAPLNLFGTEEQKQKYLVPVCTGESFGAFGLTEPNAGSDAGGTQTTAKEDGDDFVINGNKAFITNASYAKHLALTAITDVKDGKKEISAIIVPTDSEGFTVIDNYEKMGLNASNTTELVLENVRVPKENLLGEKGNGFKQFLVTLDGGRIGIGAMAVGIAQAAFDRALRYSKERKQFGKTLSEFQVTQFKLADMAMKIELARTMVHKAAWLKDQGRAFGKEASMCKLYASEIAMEVADQAIQIHGGYGYMKEYEVERYMRDAKLLEIGEGTSEVQRMVIARHIGC; from the coding sequence ATGAATTTTGATTTGACACAGGAACATAAAATGATCCGTAAAACAATTCGTGAGTTTTCGGATGAGGTTGTAGCGCCAGGAGCAATTGAGCGCGATAAAACGAAAGCATTTCCAAAAGAAATCTTTAAACAGTTGGCCGACATGGGGATGATGGGCTTACCGTTTTCAGAAGAGTATGGCGGAGCAGGTGCAGATACAGTTAGTTTTGCAATCGTTACGGAAGAGCTGAGCAGAGCATGTGCTTCTACAGGTATTACCTATTCTGCGCATATATCGCTAGGTGGTGCTCCACTTAATCTATTTGGTACAGAAGAGCAAAAACAAAAATACTTGGTTCCAGTTTGTACAGGAGAATCATTTGGTGCTTTTGGGTTAACAGAGCCTAACGCAGGTTCAGATGCAGGTGGTACACAGACAACTGCAAAAGAAGATGGCGATGATTTTGTTATTAATGGAAACAAAGCGTTTATAACGAATGCTAGCTATGCAAAACACTTAGCATTAACAGCTATTACTGATGTCAAAGATGGGAAAAAAGAAATTTCTGCTATTATTGTGCCAACGGATTCAGAAGGATTCACTGTTATAGATAACTATGAGAAAATGGGGCTGAATGCTTCTAACACAACTGAGCTAGTATTAGAAAATGTACGAGTGCCCAAGGAAAACTTGTTAGGTGAGAAAGGGAATGGATTCAAACAATTCTTAGTAACACTTGACGGTGGTCGGATTGGCATAGGTGCAATGGCAGTAGGAATTGCACAAGCCGCTTTCGACAGAGCACTCCGATATTCTAAAGAGCGCAAGCAATTTGGAAAGACGCTTTCTGAATTCCAGGTAACTCAATTTAAATTGGCAGATATGGCTATGAAAATTGAGCTTGCACGTACAATGGTACACAAAGCGGCATGGTTAAAAGATCAAGGACGTGCATTTGGTAAGGAAGCATCTATGTGTAAACTATATGCATCCGAAATTGCAATGGAAGTAGCAGATCAAGCTATTCAAATACATGGTGGATATGGCTATATGAAAGAGTATGAGGTAGAACGATATATGCGAGATGCTAAATTACTTGAAATTGGTGAAGGGACTTCTGAAGTACAGAGGATGGTAATAGCTCGACATATTGGTTGTTAG